Proteins from a single region of Novosphingobium sp. CECT 9465:
- a CDS encoding DUF1772 domain-containing protein — protein MFQLSVAALLFATLFSGAALYISLVEHPARLELTDGPLLMQWQPSYKRALPIQSGLAIAGGAAGILAGYLSADWRWFAGSALLLANWPFTLTVIMPVNKRLMAMPEREASAASRAMLIQWGKLHNIRSLLGAATTLLFAWALVGAG, from the coding sequence ATGTTTCAACTCTCTGTAGCCGCTCTCCTTTTCGCTACGCTGTTTTCCGGCGCTGCACTTTACATTAGCCTTGTCGAACATCCTGCGCGTCTCGAACTGACAGACGGTCCGTTGCTTATGCAGTGGCAGCCCAGCTACAAGCGGGCACTGCCGATCCAGTCCGGGTTAGCGATCGCCGGGGGCGCGGCAGGAATCCTTGCTGGATACCTTTCGGCCGACTGGAGATGGTTTGCGGGAAGCGCCCTGTTGCTCGCAAACTGGCCGTTCACGCTAACTGTTATCATGCCGGTCAACAAACGCCTGATGGCGATGCCGGAACGCGAGGCGAGCGCTGCAAGCCGGGCGATGCTGATCCAATGGGGCAAATTGCACAACATCAGGAGTTTACTGGGGGCCGCTACGACGCTGCTGTTTGCGTGGGCATTAGTCGGCGCAGGTTAG
- the ccmB gene encoding heme exporter protein CcmB, producing the protein MIGPLWAVFLRDLALLTRGAQGRGGAVLPLLFFLAVAMLFPFAVGPDARLLARTGAGVIWVAALLAAILPLDRLVEPDLEAGFFDQWALRGLSEEALLLSRILAHWLSFGIPLMIAAPISAGLLSLDAAQLRMVEIGLLLGTPGLAAIGVTIAALTAGLRAGSALGGLLAIPLTVPLLIFGAGSLQPGGEGGLALLAASSLVALAVAPFAGGAAIRAGRE; encoded by the coding sequence ATGATCGGGCCACTGTGGGCTGTCTTCCTGCGCGACCTGGCCTTGCTGACGCGTGGCGCACAAGGGCGCGGCGGGGCGGTGCTGCCGCTGCTGTTCTTCCTTGCCGTGGCGATGCTGTTTCCTTTCGCGGTGGGACCGGATGCGCGCCTTCTGGCGCGAACGGGGGCGGGCGTGATCTGGGTGGCGGCGCTGCTGGCCGCGATCCTGCCGCTGGACCGGCTGGTCGAACCCGATCTGGAGGCAGGCTTTTTCGACCAGTGGGCCTTGCGCGGCCTTTCCGAAGAAGCGCTGCTGCTGAGCCGGATATTGGCGCATTGGCTCAGCTTTGGCATACCCTTGATGATCGCTGCGCCCATCTCGGCAGGATTGCTCTCGCTTGATGCGGCGCAACTGCGCATGGTCGAGATCGGGCTGTTGCTGGGCACACCGGGCCTTGCGGCCATAGGCGTGACCATCGCCGCGCTGACGGCGGGATTGCGTGCAGGATCGGCGCTGGGAGGGTTGCTGGCTATCCCGCTCACCGTGCCGCTCCTGATATTCGGCGCAGGCTCGCTCCAGCCCGGCGGCGAGGGAGGCCTTGCGCTGTTGGCAGCCAGCAGCCTTGTTGCGCTGGCGGTGGCGCCGTTCGCGGGCGGAGCGGCGATCCGGGCTGGGCGTGAGTGA
- a CDS encoding cysteine synthase A, which translates to MMAPAIANDTISLIGNTPLVRLKGPSEAAGCDIFGKCEFANPGASVKDRAALWIVRDAEERGLLKPGGTIVEGTAGNTGIGIALVANALGYKSVIVMPETQSREKMDTLRALRAELVLVPAAPFSNPGHFVHTSRRIAEETEGAVWANQFDNIANRRAHIESTAPELWEQMDHRIDGFTCAAGTGGTIAGVGMGLKAFNEDVIIALSDPHGAALYNYYAHGELKAEGSSVAEGIGQGRITANLDGAPIDTQFRISDEEGLYWVERLLADEGLCLGLSSGINVAGAVALGKQLGTGARVATILCDTGFRYLSSLYNPEWLKAKGLPVFPWLEQ; encoded by the coding sequence ATGATGGCACCTGCAATTGCAAACGATACGATCTCCCTCATCGGCAACACCCCGCTGGTCCGGCTGAAGGGGCCGAGCGAGGCGGCGGGGTGCGACATTTTCGGAAAGTGCGAATTCGCCAATCCGGGTGCCTCGGTAAAGGACCGCGCGGCGCTGTGGATCGTGCGCGATGCCGAAGAGCGCGGATTGCTGAAGCCCGGCGGCACGATTGTCGAAGGCACGGCGGGCAATACCGGGATCGGCATCGCGCTGGTCGCCAATGCGCTGGGCTACAAGTCGGTCATCGTCATGCCCGAAACCCAATCGCGCGAGAAGATGGACACGTTGCGCGCACTGCGCGCGGAACTGGTGCTGGTTCCCGCCGCGCCATTCTCCAATCCGGGGCACTTCGTCCACACCTCGCGCCGGATTGCCGAAGAGACCGAAGGCGCGGTCTGGGCCAACCAGTTCGACAATATCGCCAATCGCCGCGCGCATATCGAAAGCACCGCGCCCGAACTGTGGGAACAGATGGACCACCGCATCGACGGTTTTACCTGCGCTGCGGGCACCGGCGGCACGATTGCGGGCGTGGGCATGGGCCTGAAGGCGTTCAATGAGGACGTGATCATCGCACTCAGCGATCCGCATGGCGCGGCGCTGTATAATTATTATGCCCATGGCGAGCTGAAGGCTGAAGGGTCTTCGGTTGCCGAAGGGATCGGGCAGGGCCGCATTACCGCCAACCTCGATGGCGCGCCGATCGACACGCAGTTCCGCATCTCCGACGAGGAAGGGCTGTACTGGGTAGAACGGCTTCTGGCCGACGAGGGCCTGTGCCTCGGCCTGTCGAGTGGGATCAACGTGGCCGGGGCAGTTGCGCTGGGCAAGCAGTTGGGCACGGGCGCGCGGGTGGCCACGATCCTGTGCGATACCGGGTTCCGCTACCTCTCCTCGCTGTACAATCCCGAATGGCTGAAGGCCAAGGGACTGCCGGTGTTCCCTTGGCTGGAGCAATAG
- a CDS encoding 4a-hydroxytetrahydrobiopterin dehydratase, with amino-acid sequence MAIPRLSDAQRDALLAELPAWTLREDGRAIVRTFRFADFSAAWAFMNRVALYAEKADHHPEWFNVYNRVDVTLTTHDADGLSARDAAMARAMEGFV; translated from the coding sequence ATGGCCATCCCCCGCCTTTCCGATGCCCAGCGCGATGCCCTGCTGGCCGAACTTCCGGCATGGACCTTGCGCGAAGATGGCCGCGCCATCGTGCGCACCTTCCGCTTTGCCGACTTCTCCGCCGCGTGGGCCTTCATGAACCGCGTTGCGCTCTATGCGGAAAAGGCTGACCACCACCCGGAATGGTTCAACGTCTACAACCGCGTGGACGTGACGCTGACCACGCACGACGCCGACGGACTGTCAGCAAGGGACGCAGCGATGGCGCGGGCAATGGAGGGGTTTGTTTGA
- the ccmA gene encoding heme ABC exporter ATP-binding protein CcmA: MQDCRLVATNIACRRGDRILFRGLSLAVEPGQMVHLAGPNGIGKSSLIRILAGLLRPYAGTVERAGRLALADERLALDGHQTLERALGFWRRIDRSDDAVADFGLANLLDVPVRFLSTGQRKRAALARIAASDASIWLLDEPLNGLDQHWSSMAQAAINAHRRSGGAVVIASHQPLSVEGVRPLELLDYAE; the protein is encoded by the coding sequence ATGCAAGACTGCCGTCTCGTCGCCACGAATATCGCCTGCAGGCGGGGGGATCGAATCCTGTTTCGCGGGCTGTCGCTGGCCGTCGAGCCGGGGCAGATGGTGCATCTGGCCGGGCCGAACGGGATCGGCAAATCCAGCCTGATCAGGATACTCGCAGGCCTGCTGCGCCCTTATGCCGGAACGGTGGAGCGGGCAGGCAGGCTGGCGCTGGCAGATGAACGGCTTGCCCTCGATGGCCACCAGACGCTGGAGCGCGCGCTGGGGTTCTGGCGCAGGATCGACCGTTCGGACGACGCTGTAGCGGACTTCGGCCTTGCCAACCTGCTCGATGTTCCGGTGCGCTTCCTGTCCACCGGCCAGCGCAAACGCGCGGCACTGGCGCGGATCGCCGCCAGCGATGCGTCGATCTGGCTGCTGGACGAACCCCTGAACGGACTTGACCAGCACTGGTCGAGCATGGCGCAAGCGGCGATCAACGCGCATCGCAGATCGGGCGGGGCGGTGGTGATCGCATCGCACCAGCCGCTTTCCGTCGAAGGCGTCCGTCCTCTCGAACTGCTGGATTACGCGGAATGA